Proteins encoded by one window of Salvia splendens isolate huo1 chromosome 5, SspV2, whole genome shotgun sequence:
- the LOC121805332 gene encoding ATP synthase epsilon chain, chloroplastic yields the protein MTLNLCVLTPNRIVWDSEVKEIILSTNSGQISVLPNHAPIATTIDIGILRIHLKDQWLTMALMGGFARIDNNEITVLVNDAEKGSDIDPQEAQETLKIAEASLRKAEGKRQIIEANLALRRARTRVEAVSAIS from the coding sequence atgACTTTAAATCTTTGTGTACTGACCCCTAATCGAATTGTTTGGGATTCAGAAGTGAAAGAAATCATTTTATCtacaaatagtggtcaaattaGCGTATTACCAAATCATGCTCCTATTGCTACAACTATAGATATAGGGATTTTGAGAATACACCTTAAGGACCAATGGTTAACGATGGCTCTAATGGGCGGTTTTGCGAGAATAGACAATAATGAGATCACTGTTTTAGTAAATGATGCGGAAAAGGGTAGTGATATTGATCCACAAGAAGCTCAGGAAACTCTTAAAATAGCAGAAGCTAGTTTGAGAAAAGCTGAAGGAAAGAGACAAATAATTGAGGCAAATCTAGCTCTCCGACGAGCTAGGACAAGAGTCGAGGCTGTCAGTGCAATTTCATAG